A stretch of DNA from Sugiyamaella lignohabitans strain CBS 10342 chromosome B, complete sequence:
TCTTCTCCAGACAATTGCCTCCTTCATGACCTATCCTACAGCACTTACTTTACTTCACCCTTCTTAAGGGCATTCATATCTACGCTGATACCATTCATATTGGTTTCTGTACTATTCCCttaattttctttgatGATGTATCTTCGAAGCGTCGTCGGTGGCCAAAATCACGAAGTAGTGTAAGCCATGCCAGTGTAGTTCACAGCCGGGTAGTACATCTATAGCCCTAACCCATAATAGTGCCATACTTATCAGAAGCGGAAGGGATAGAGACAGTACTACTTGATCTTAAAATACTATTCTCTTATTTTAAATTATATCTAACATATActcaatatatataaaccTAATTTGTCTTAGTAATGCTAAAATTCTAGGGAGCTAAGGCTTGAAGTCATTTTTTTATCCAGCATCCTTTGTCACGTGATGATTATGTCACTGTCGATTTTAACCAACCAGTGAATTCGTCTTAGACCCTTTACCGAACTAGACACAATCCCAGGTTTCCACAAATATACTAATATATCGGTACATATTATAATAGTTTATAACCCAATTTTAAGATATATCAACGTAATATTTAGCCTGTGGAGACCCCAGCCAGTTAATAATGCGGCTAGTTAAGTATATACCCTAACCTTGATCAtgaaaagtgaaaaattcgTGTTTGAGTGGTGTCTTTTAGTCCGCAACCGGTAGATTATACCTAATCCAATACAACAAAGAATGTCTGCCCCAAGACTCCCTAAATTGGCTTCTACTTCAGAGCCCTGGGGTCCTCCTTCTGAGGTCCCTACTAGCCTTCGTTTTAATAATGTTCCCTACGCTCCTTACAGCAAGGGAGACAAATTAGGTAAAGCTGCCGACTGGGCCTTTGATGCTGGTAAAGACGGTAAAGACCAAAAGAGACAACAATATGGTCGTGGTTTCAGAGATCCTTATCATGCTTATGGATCCAACTTTACTTCATTCTTTACCAACgaggaagatgaaggaATCACCAGTTTCTCTGTGgttgattctgctgctaaggCCGCTCCTAAGAATGCTGGTGGCCGTGGTGGATCACAACACACCATTTTGAAGAGCCGtcgtggtggtgctggtgccgcCGGTGGCAGAGGCGGAAGTTTCCAAAGTCAACGTGGACACCACCAAGGCCAAGGTCGTGGTGGCCAAGGTGGTGGTCGTGGTCAAGGTTTCAAGCGCCCTGGCTGGAGAGATTATGATAAGCCACAGAAGGTCCGTGATGCCAGTGTTAACATCACTGAGGGCTGGTCTCTTATTCAATCAATTGGATTTAATGAATTCCAAAAACTGTCTTTTGATGTCAGACAAGGAGAAAGTATTGACTCATACGGTTCTGTCCACTattacaacaacaagacTTTGGATAAGCCAAGTGTGAACGCCAAGCTCGAGCCTTTAGATCGTATTGTATACAATATCTCCACATCAGATGATCCTGTTATTCAAGAGTTGTCGGCCAAGGATGCTGGAACCGTTTTTGCTACTGACTCCATTATCTCTCTCCTTATGTGTGTTACCAAGACCGTTAACCCTTGGGATATCATCATTACCAAAAAGAATGGTAAGGTCTACCTTGATAAGAGGGAAGGTGGTCCTCTGGACTTGGTGtctgttgatgagaatgcTGCAGATGCCCCAGCTGATGCTACTGACAGCAAGGATACCCTCAACAACGCCACTGCTTTAGCTTATGAGGCTACTTATATCAACCAAAACTTCAATGCTAATGCTGTCATTGAATCTAGCGAGACTTACGACTTTGGTAAGCCCAATCCTTTCTACAGCGAAGAAGATCAAAAGCAATCTGAACCTTTGTTGGCTCACGGATATGACTATAAGAAGTTCAACCTTGCCAAcaatgttgaagaagaacctaTCAACCTTGTCATTCGTACTGAAATTGATGCCGCTCAAAAGAACCTGAACGGATCTGTTTCTCTTGTCACTGTCAAGGCTCTTAATGAGTATGGTGGTTCGACTGGTGCTCTCGAGTGGAAGAACCGTTTTGTTAATGCTCGTGGTGccattgttgctgctgagatgAAGAACAACTTGTGCAAGATTTCTAGATGGACTGTTCAAAGTATCCTTGCTGGTGCCAATTTGATGAAGATCGGTTTCGTTTCTCGTGTCAATCCTAAGGATAACACTCAACACACTATCATTGGTGTCATTGGTCAGGAACCTGCACAATTATCTAACCAAATTAACTTGAACCTTAACAACGGTTGGGGTATTGTCAAGTCGGTTGTCAACATTTGTTCCGAATTGGACGAAGGCAAGTATGTCCTTCTCAGGGATCCTAACAACCCAGCTGTCAAGCTTTACAAGGTTCCTTCAAATGCATTTGAGGAGTAGATATAGATGTGTAATTTAATGATGTGATTTTCTCTGATATTTACTAAGCATTGTCCGGCGACTAACGACAAAATGCTCCTTTCTTTTATCTCAAAAGCGGTGCTCTCGTACAATGTAGAGTGGTCGGTGGAGTTTATAATGTACATATATTAATTATCTGTTAAATTCATCTCAGGGTCATTAGGTTCGTTAGATTCATTAGAGTCTGATAGTTTGTTTCGTAACTTGGACGAGGACTTCATTTTCCTCCATTGCTCCACCGCCGTTAGTGGAACATTAATTCCGCTGGCCCGTGCTCTTGTTGGTGTTTCCAGTAGGCTGGTGTTAAACAGTGTAGACGGCTTTGTGATAGAAGTGAGAAAGTGTCGAGTATCAGGGCTTCCTGATGCCCCTTGTGGGATTCGCGCAATCGTATGTGGTATGTTCTGTGTTGGATTTTTGAAGCGGGCTGTTggtgatttgttttcttcaagttcCGTAAAGCCTATATTTGTTTGACCAAATTGGCGCATTAATGTTTGTTCGGAATATTTAGCGTGCCATAGCTTCCAAATACGCCCAAATTTCGATCTCTGTCTTTTACTGTATATATCATCAGCTAGGCTGTAATCTCGTTTGCGTTCTGACACTTTGTAACTCCAGCCTCTGAGAACCTTTCCCAGCAATGACCATTGTTGGTTCATATCACGCAAACCTGCCATATCGTTGTCTTGCTGTATTTTCGTGTTCTTTTGCCTCCATTTCTCAATAGCTAACGATAACAGGTTAGCATTGTAGGTGTAAATAGCACGATCAAGCTCACTTTCAAAGTGGTCGATTTTGCTAGCCCATCCATGAAAAGTCGACTTTTTCACTAACAGGTCCCTTTGCGTTATCATTGACAGTGCAAGCTGTTGATCATTTACAACTTCAGCGTATCTCGATCGCCAGAATACAAAGACCACTTTTAGGCGTTGGTGATTGaactttcttttttgttctcgATATGTCGCCGCCAGCCTCTTAAATTTTCGGCGGTAAGCTTCATCTCTCCACTCCAAGAGAGTACGAGTGACCACAGATCTTTCATATGTTTTGCAAGCAAGATGGTAGTTTTGGGAATATTCAAAGAGTGCTGCTAGGTACTTAGAGAAGTATTCTTTCTGCTTACGCTGTTTGTAAATACCCTGAGCATTTTGCTCATCCTGCCTATGTGATTTCAGCCTACGTTGCCAAGAAAAGAGTGCCTTAATCTGTGTTCGTGCACAATCATAACTGACTGCTTCTTTATGTAGAGCCCAGTTGTGGCGAAATGATCTGCGACTCCTAATAAACCAATGCTTGAGGACTTTCAGTTTGATGGAATTATTTCGATACCGCAGCACAAGTTCAAGTCGCTCCAATAATAGCCAGCAGTGAAACCTCTGCTTGACAATATTCACATCTATCCCTTTTATGATGAGCACCGCTCCAGCTTGTAGTCTCCATGACCGCAGAATTCTGTGACAAAGCATAAAGTCCCGAAACCGCTTGGCCTCCAATGACTGAAGAGTTCTTAAGTGCCAATTGCCAAAAACCACTGAGGCTTTAGACTGCCAGTTCTTTTCTAGAAGTGGATATGCTGCCAGAGATAGCTGTGTTCTCTTTTTCCAGACAGCAAGTACGGTACCCGccaggttttttttataaacGGACGTAGCTAAAGAGTAGTCATTAGATCTGTCTGCTAATAAATTTGACCATTGTCGTATCGCTCTTTCCGCGAGCCGAGCATCAGCCTGTTCTTCAGTCTTCAGGCCAATTTGGATAAACCGAGCGGTCTTATTTTTCCAACTATTAAAACATTTGATTGCAATAGTTTCGTTAGCACGTGCTTCTgccatttcttcatcaaattTAAAAGTCCAGTCATAAAATATCCGACGTTTCAATCCAGACATATATCTCAGACTGGCTGACTTTCCAATCTGCTTGTTGTAATGGTAACTCTTCGACCATTTAGATAGAAACTTTCCCAGGATAAACATTTTAGCGATGTTTCTGTCTCCctcaattgaagaagacttGTTATACAACTTTGCAAGAGACTTTCGCAACAAACTCTTCTCGTACCTTAGTTCAGCAGAAGATAAGCTCCATTGTTCTACCTCAAAATTATATTTCCAAACTTTGAAAGCGTCGCGCTTGAGAGTCTGTCTGTATCTAATTGCAGCTACAGTCTGCAAATTTTGGTCGTACATGGATTGTTCAACATATCTGCTATACCAAAGTCCAAGCACTCGACTCTGATAGTATAGTTGGAACTTCTTCAAACGCTGTTCTAAGTCCTGATATCTCAAACGACGAGTTACTGCCGATGAAAAATCCGTAAGAAGCTGTTCAAGTCTCTCCCTCCATGTTTCCTGAGGGTAGCTACATAGATGGACAATGACATTTAAACAGTGGTAATAACTAGGATTATTTTCTGGCGTTATTTTGTTCCTTGCAGTGAAAACTTTGTAGGTCTGGAAAAGTTCTGCAAAATCCGCCTCGTTAAGGGACGAATCTCCGTTGTCTTTTATGGGACTATTGCTTCTGTTGGAACGAATTCTTCGATCTGCCGCCTCAGTTACAAGCCGTAATAGCTGGACATCACTAGATGTAAGTTTAGTTTTTCTGATAGCATCATGAGGGATTGGTGGTGCAGGTAAAATTGGTTGGTGGTCTCTATTAGCCTGTATGGGGCTTTTCATTTGCTGCAATACGTCGCcatcatcaaaatcttcttcactttcttgatcctcttcatctccaGCTGACGTATTCACGTTCGACAGCcttctagcagcagcacgaAGAACAGAGTTTGAAAATGACTCCGGGTCCTCGTCGCTGGTAAGATGGCCCGGATCATAATAAGTCAATCCATCAACAGTACTTATAGCATCTTGACCAATTTCGCTACCATCGTCATTTGCACGATGACTGCTTGTCATTGGAAATAACCTTTCACCTTTCTAAACCAGGTACCTTTTCCATAAACATTTAAGCGGTTTATTTGGCAAAAGTTTAGATTAAGACTGCAGTCCTGACGCGTTATCTATTAGAATCACGACTGCATCGCGACAATCAATACACTCCACAGCCTCGCGGCATGGGGTctgtccctgcatatgGCATATGCACAAGAATTCCAGCTGATACAAGTTGAAGAGTATATCACAAGAACTATAGCAGCTGTGTAAATGCTAAATGTTAGTTGTTTATCAAAATGGAATCTCCTGTATTAATTCTTCCTAGAATGCCTAAACAAACAGATTTGCTCTTTTCAAGACCAAATGATATTAACTGTCAAAAATCTAAGCACGACTTGGCAATAAAATCACGGAGATTAATAGTATGagcaaatcaaaataaaatattaccGTAAGAGTTTGGAAACTTCGCCCACATTTGAATAAGGAGTCATATCTACAAgcaatttgttttttgcaCATTTTTGCTAAAAGAGTTCGAACCTATCCCTCGAGGGTTAGGCTTGGACCCTGATCGCCTCAGGACCCTCAACCACTAAACCCATCTACACCTCAGCTCCATTAAGGAAATAACAAACGTGAAAGATGTAACCCCTTATTTGTGTCTTTTTTGGTGTAGACTAATAAGTGATAAATCTGTCTGATATAAGAAAACTTGTTATTTCTGCCATTGACATCCCCTTCTGACGCAGTGTGAGTTTACCCGGACGTAGCAGCCTCCTTCGAGCCGACTTACATGAACACAGAGAGAGAGGTACACGTCAACGTCACCTCCAGTCAACCGTTAAAGACCTTTAACAATTAACATGAGACTGGTCAACCTGTTACAGGTATCAGTCGCCCTGTTTTCTGTGGCTTCTGCGGAATCAATTATTCCAAAGACGTTTGAAAAtgttcaattgactcaGAGTATAGACCTTACTGGCTCGTATCTCAAGAGGTCGCTAGATATCACAGCTAGAAACATCGCTGATGAACCTCAGCAGGTGTACATTGTAGCAGTGGACTCAAAAGCGTTTCCAAACCTATCAATTTTGGAAGGCCAGGACAAGTCTACTGGTAGAAGTGTATTGGCCCGTAGAATTGAGGACGCACACGACGATGGTGTCGAATATTATCAACTGAGTTTGCGTGAGCCAGTACAACCAGGTGAAGAATTGAACTTGCTTGTGGCAGAAGCTTACTCCGGCTTGCTGAGCCCATTACCAGAAGTCGGCGGTCAAGATGATGAACAGTATTTGGTTTACTCTGGATCGAAGTATGCATTATCTCCATACGACACTCTTGTTAGTTCGTTGAAAATTAAGATCTATGGCACTTATGCCGAAGAATTAACAATCGGTGATGACGAGCCTGAACAAGCAACTGTCGAAGGTTCTGGACatattctttcttttggtGAATATAAGGAATTAGCACCGCTTTCTAGCAAACCATTCAAATTAAGATACAGTAATCCCCGTCCACTCGTTAGAGCTGACAAGCTTGAGAGAGACATCTGGGTTTCACACTGGGGTGCCTCGGTATCAATTGAGGAGACCTACTGGCTAACTAATATTGGTACTCGTCTTAAAGACTCATTTTCAAGACTCGACTACAATAAGGGTCAGTCTCAATACAACCTTAATGTAGCCTCCATTCGTCAGCTCAGATTTCCCTTGGGTCCCAATGCTCGCGATGCTTATTACACTGATCTCGTAGGCAATGTTTCTACCAGTCACTTTAGATCCAATGGTCAAGAATCTATTCTTGAAATTGCTCCTAGATACCCAGTTTTCGGTGGTTGGCACTATAACTTCACAGTTGGCTGGTCCCATGACCTGAGTGACTTTGTAAAGGATGTTGGCAATGAAAATTATCTGTTGAAGATTCCTATCATCCAAGGACCACAAGATATATCCTACGGTGAGGTCGATGTTCGTGTTATCCTTCCGGAAGGTGCCTCTGATATTCAGGTTGTTTCCCTTTTTGGAGCCAGCACTGACATTTCAAACACATACAGTTTCTTAGACACAAAAGGCAGACCCACTGTCGAGTTCAAGTACAATAATTTGATTGATGGTCATCGTTCTGGTGAATTCTTTGTGCAGTATACATATACTACGGGGGATTCGCTCAGAAAACCATTAGCCATTGCGCTTACTTTTGCCAGCTTTTTTACATTATTCCTTGTCTTTGACAAGATTGATGTTTCAATTtttagaaaaaaataaatattccTCTGCACGTTTTATAATTAGAACAGTACATTCTGTGGGCCCTCAACCCCAAACGTTGCTGGAATCAAGCTTCGGTCTGTCCTAGCTTTAAAGCCTTCTAATTGATCCTGTCTTTCAGAAGATTGCTGAATCCTCTAGGGAAACGACTCAAgtgaagcgagaggaaCAGCAGAATTCTGGGGCGGAGCACCCACCGTGCCCACCCCCGTGGACTTGTTTAAACTTCATCAACATTATACATTAAATTTTTAAGCTAGTGATCAATCAAAGATCTTTCCAGGCAATCTTTTCCACGCACTCGAACTTACGCTTACTATCTCTGATAATTCCAATAAATTTGAGCTCAGCAATTCCCTGCAAAAACCATGCCAGCGACTTTCGGTCCCATTCGTCGTCAGCTAAATTATCTGGCCGGTGAATCAACCCCTTGAAAACCGAATAATAGTcgaaaatattaataaacaCGCTCGACTCTCTATAAAGCTGATAGAGTACAGAAATATGAGGAGCCTGTGCCGTGGACTCAGTAACATCTCCCCAGTAATGCTTAGGGTTTGAAAGTCCCAGTTCTAGTGCCCCTCTATAGGTGGGCAGGAAAACATTTTCCTGGAGAGTAAATAAATCAGAAAGTAAAACTTCATATAGAAACATTTCTTTGTATGAAACAAGAGCAAATTTAAAGTGGGTCTCAAGAGTATcagcaaaaatatttgCCATATTCAATGGCTGAGAGGCATCAAGTGCTGAGTGACACTTTTCTTGGAACCGTGAATAAATATCCCAGGCTACGCCAGACTTATCATCATGGCATATAGTCTCCAGTTGATCCACGATGAATGGCATTTCACTCTCATCATCCAGTTTACGGACCTTAGAGATAAGAGAGTCTATGAACGTAGTCCCCCTACGCCCCTTCGGTAGGTTTATAAGCTCCCCAGATAATGCTGCAGGGTATAGATCCATAGTGTTTCTGAACTCACAACTTTCTTCGTAACCAAGTGACTGTTCCAGCTGtataattatttcaatAGAAGATAGCACATTCCGTGCATACTCTCTGAATTCCTCTATACTGATTGATATCAACGATTTTAAGTAGTCATCGTCCTCGAGTAACTTGGCAGCTTCGCTGTAGCTACCTTGCTCTAACTTCCGCTCAACAAACGTTTTAAAAGAAGGTAACATCCTTAATGCCCTTAGATGCTGGGAAGTTATGAACCCGTTGACATGCTCATTGCCTGTAGTCAGCACTGAAAACGGATTTGAATAGTAATGAGccataaaaatatattttagtGATGAAATGAAGGTATCAACACTTTCCAAACTCTGCTTCTGTCTGTGAACAAGAGAATTAAAGAGATCTGGGCTCAATAGAAGAGTTGACTCGTCGTATTTGAAAAGCGTTTCGCGAAGAATTTTCATAATACCTTCTGCCATCTGTGCCTGAAATGCCTTGCCTCGGAGTAATCTTATACACTTTCGAGGAAGTTTTTCCTGGAACACTTCTAATGATGTCGCAACATTTAGCATTAATTTGAGGGGGATTGTTGTGATATAGGATTGCATCATTTCGATTAGGCCCGTCAGAATCGACACCTGGAATGAGTCCGCATCCTGTATTGATATGACGATTCTTAGCTGGTCTAAAGAAGTTACAGCTTCGCTGCGAACTTGCTTATTGCACCATTGAGCAAGAATGTCTAAATCGTAGCGTAGTCTTCTGTCGTATCGAATATCATTGGCTCCCATTGGTACATCTTCTCCCTCTAAATCTTCATCCTTTTCTTCGTCTGCCACGTTATCTTCTGCCGCACTACCACCCTGTGCTGATTGAGATTCAGTCAATCTAGCCACGATGAGTTTTAGAGCTGTTTTTAAATTTGGGCACTCTTTCGACGATATAGAGACCATATATGTGCGATTCTGATATCGATGCAAGCGTAGGCGAATTTGTGTGAATAGACGCAAGTGGTTTGCGATGTTGGAGCCTGGTAAAACAATAGCAGTTGAAACTCTCGAATTCTCATCGTTGTCCCAACTCTCAAGAATAAATTTTTGAATAGCGTCGAGAACTTCAGTGTTGGATGTCTCCAAAAGTTGATCGATCTTCCTTTGCTGGGAACTCCAGCATTTATTAAATAATCCCCATCGAGCATCTACGGCTTCAATTGGCTCCTCACCACCAAATAGCCTTACAAACGGATTCCTGGGATTGTTCGTTGGCTTCGACTCTGCTGATATATGGTGGTCAAAGTTATACTTGGACGGTTTGGCATGATACTGCGATCTATCCAGTAAGTATGTTGTCTTGAGTGTTAGCGAAAATTCAATTGAATTGACAATGACTGTGACCCATTATTAGGACCGATACTCACCCGCTGGTTGTCTCTGTCTTCGCtattaaataatttatcaGGCATCTTGTGATGTTTGATATCAGACTAAGTTAACTATTAAGAACTATCCACACTCTTGAGCTGCATCGATACTGCACCCTAACCTTGATTTATATGATAGAGATTC
This window harbors:
- the moe1 gene encoding translation initiation factor eIF3d Moe1; the protein is MSAPRLPKLASTSEPWGPPSEVPTSLRFNNVPYAPYSKGDKLGKAADWAFDAGKDGKDQKRQQYGRGFRDPYHAYGSNFTSFFTNEEDEGITSFSVVDSAAKAAPKNAGGRGGSQHTILKSRRGGAGAAGGRGGSFQSQRGHHQGQGRGGQGGGRGQGFKRPGWRDYDKPQKVRDASVNITEGWSLIQSIGFNEFQKLSFDVRQGESIDSYGSVHYYNNKTLDKPSVNAKLEPLDRIVYNISTSDDPVIQELSAKDAGTVFATDSIISLLMCVTKTVNPWDIIITKKNGKVYLDKREGGPLDLVSVDENAADAPADATDSKDTLNNATALAYEATYINQNFNANAVIESSETYDFGKPNPFYSEEDQKQSEPLLAHGYDYKKFNLANNVEEEPINLVIRTEIDAAQKNLNGSVSLVTVKALNEYGGSTGALEWKNRFVNARGAIVAAEMKNNLCKISRWTVQSILAGANLMKIGFVSRVNPKDNTQHTIIGVIGQEPAQLSNQINLNLNNGWGIVKSVVNICSELDEGKYVLLRDPNNPAVKLYKVPSNAFEE
- a CDS encoding centrin-binding protein Sfi1 — its product is MTSSHRANDDGSEIGQDAISTVDGLTYYDPGHLTSDEDPESFSNSVLRAAARRLSNVNTSAGDEEDQESEEDFDDGDVLQQMKSPIQANRDHQPILPAPPIPHDAIRKTKLTSSDVQLLRLVTEAADRRIRSNRSNSPIKDNGDSSLNEADFAELFQTYKVFTARNKITPENNPSYYHCLNVIVHLCSYPQETWRERLEQLLTDFSSAVTRRLRYQDLEQRLKKFQLYYQSRVLGLWYSRYVEQSMYDQNLQTVAAIRYRQTLKRDAFKVWKYNFEVEQWSLSSAELRYEKSLLRKSLAKLYNKSSSIEGDRNIAKMFILGKFLSKWSKSYHYNKQIGKSASLRYMSGLKRRIFYDWTFKFDEEMAEARANETIAIKCFNSWKNKTARFIQIGLKTEEQADARLAERAIRQWSNLLADRSNDYSLATSVYKKNLAGTVLAVWKKRTQLSLAAYPLLEKNWQSKASVVFGNWHLRTLQSLEAKRFRDFMLCHRILRSWRLQAGAVLIIKGIDVNIVKQRFHCWLLLERLELVLRYRNNSIKLKVLKHWFIRSRRSFRHNWALHKEAVSYDCARTQIKALFSWQRRLKSHRQDEQNAQGIYKQRKQKEYFSKYLAALFEYSQNYHLACKTYERSVVTRTLLEWRDEAYRRKFKRLAATYREQKRKFNHQRLKVVFVFWRSRYAEVVNDQQLALSMITQRDLLVKKSTFHGWASKIDHFESELDRAIYTYNANLLSLAIEKWRQKNTKIQQDNDMAGLRDMNQQWSLLGKVLRGWSYKVSERKRDYSLADDIYSKRQRSKFGRIWKLWHAKYSEQTLMRQFGQTNIGFTELEENKSPTARFKNPTQNIPHTIARIPQGASGSPDTRHFLTSITKPSTLFNTSLLETPTRARASGINVPLTAVEQWRKMKSSSKLRNKLSDSNESNEPNDPEMNLTDN
- the OST1 gene encoding Ost1p (Alpha subunit of the oligosaccharyltransferase complex of the ER lumen; complex catalyzes asparagine-linked glycosylation of newly synthesized proteins; GO_component: GO:0005783 - endoplasmic reticulum [Evidence IEA,IEA]; GO_component: GO:0005789 - endoplasmic reticulum membrane [Evidence IEA]; GO_component: GO:0016021 - integral component of membrane [Evidence IEA,IEA]; GO_component: GO:0016020 - membrane [Evidence IEA]; GO_component: GO:0008250 - oligosaccharyltransferase complex [Evidence IPI] [PMID 10358084]; GO_component: GO:0008250 - oligosaccharyltransferase complex [Evidence IPI] [PMID 16297388]; GO_component: GO:0008250 - oligosaccharyltransferase complex [Evidence IPI] [PMID 9405463]; GO_function: GO:0004579 - dolichyl-diphosphooligosaccharide-protein glycotransferase activity [Evidence IEA]; GO_function: GO:0004579 - dolichyl-diphosphooligosaccharide-protein glycotransferase activity [Evidence IDA] [PMID 9015380]; GO_function: GO:0016740 - transferase activity [Evidence IEA]; GO_function: GO:0016757 - transferase activity, transferring glycosyl groups [Evidence IEA]; GO_process: GO:0006487 - protein N-linked glycosylation [Evidence IDA] [PMID 9015380]; GO_process: GO:0018279 - protein N-linked glycosylation via asparagine [Evidence IPI] [PMID 9988747]; GO_process: GO:0006486 - protein glycosylation [Evidence IEA,IEA]), whose amino-acid sequence is MRLVNLLQVSVALFSVASAESIIPKTFENVQLTQSIDLTGSYLKRSLDITARNIADEPQQVYIVAVDSKAFPNLSILEGQDKSTGRSVLARRIEDAHDDGVEYYQLSLREPVQPGEELNLLVAEAYSGLLSPLPEVGGQDDEQYLVYSGSKYALSPYDTLVSSLKIKIYGTYAEELTIGDDEPEQATVEGSGHILSFGEYKELAPLSSKPFKLRYSNPRPLVRADKLERDIWVSHWGASVSIEETYWLTNIGTRLKDSFSRLDYNKGQSQYNLNVASIRQLRFPLGPNARDAYYTDLVGNVSTSHFRSNGQESILEIAPRYPVFGGWHYNFTVGWSHDLSDFVKDVGNENYLLKIPIIQGPQDISYGEVDVRVILPEGASDIQVVSLFGASTDISNTYSFLDTKGRPTVEFKYNNLIDGHRSGEFFVQYTYTTGDSLRKPLAIALTFASFFTLFLVFDKIDVSIFRKK